Proteins from one Hyperolius riggenbachi isolate aHypRig1 chromosome 4, aHypRig1.pri, whole genome shotgun sequence genomic window:
- the LOC137570332 gene encoding olfactory receptor 2D3-like: MYPGNQSTVTEFILLGLSEDPKLQILLFHVFLVVYMTTLTGNLLLIVAVGTDKRLHKSMYFFLASLSFLDICYTSVIVPKMLVNFLSSNKRISYTGCTIQVFFYLFLGETECILLAFMAYDRYAAICHPLHYNMIMNTSTCMWMICMSLLTGCIISSIDVYFTFRVVFCGPNTINHFFCEAPLLLKLACSDISSNRIVTLVGTAILAFVPLSLILFSYSRIIITIVRTHSGKYKTFSTCVSHLVVVVIFYGTAMFMYARPEHAANKDTDKTVAVFYTVVTPMVNPLIYSLRNKDVHRAMRRMVGRLS, translated from the exons ATGTATCCTGGAAACCAAAGTACTGTAACAGAATTTATTCTTCTCGGCCTCTCAGAAGACCCTAAATTACAGATtttactgttccatgtttttctggtaGTATACATGACCACACTGACTGGGAATCTTCTCCTCATAGTGGCTGTGGGAACTGACAAGCGGTTACACAAGTCCATGTACTTCTTCTTGGCCAGTCTATCTTTTTTGGATATCTGCTATACCTCAGTCATTGTACCCAAGATGTTGGTGAACTTTCTTTCATCAAACAAGAGAATTTCTTACACCGGTTGCACCATTCAAGTCTTTTTTTACCTCTTCTTGGGGGAAACAGAGTGCATTCTTTTAGCTTTCATGGCCTATGACCGCTATGCTGCTATCTGCCACCCTCTACATTACAACATGATTATGAACACAAGCACCTGTATGTGGATGATCTGTATGTCCTTGTTGACTGGTTGCATTATATCATCTATTGATGTGTATTTTACATTCCGTGTAGTATTTTGTGGTCCCAACACCATTAACCACTTTTTCTGTGAAGCCCCTTTACTTCTAAAGCTAGCTTGCAGTGACATCTCATCCAATAGAATTGTGACACTGGTGGGCACCGCGATTCTTGCTTTTGTTCCTCTTTCCTTAATCCTTTTTTCTTACTCCAGAATTATAATCACTATTGTGAGGACCCACTCAGGAAAATATAAAACCTTCTCTACGTGTGTTTCACACCTAGTGGTGGTGGTCATTTTTTATGGGACGGCAATGTTCATGTACGCGAGGccagagcatgcagctaataaggACACAGACAAAACGGTGGCAGTATTTTACACGGTGGTAACGCCGATGGTAAATCCCCTGATCTACAGCCTGAGAAATAAAGATGTTCACAGAGCCATGAGACGAATG gtggggagattatcctga